GCATGGAGAAGGCCGCCCGCGAGACGCTGGCTTCCCTCTCGGTCCGGACGGTGAAGTCCGTCCGCACTCCGGTTTCATCGCTGTCCGGTGGTCAGCGCCAGACCGTCGCCATCGCGAAGTCGGTGCTGTGGAACAGCAAGGTCGTCGTGCTCGACGAGCCGACCGCCGCGCTGGGTGTCGCCCAGACCCGGCAGGTGCTCGACCTGGTCCGCCGGCTGGCCGAGCAGGGCCTCGGGGTCGTGCTGATCAGCCACAACATGGCCGACGTGTTCGAGGTCGCCGACCGCATCGCGGTCCTCTACCTCGGCCGGCTCGTCGCCGAGGTGCACACGAAGGACGTCACCCACGGCCAGGTCGTGGAGCTGATCACCGCGGGTCGCTCCGGTGACCTCGGCCTGGCCCGGCCCGAAGCCGTGGTCCTGTGAGCGGGAAGAAAGAACCGGAAATGACTGAAACCCCTGCCAAGAACGAGGTCGGCACGCCCGCCGACGCGCTCGCGCAGACCCAGAACCCCACCGCGGCGATCACCGACTTCGGCATCGACACGACATCGATGTCAACCGGCGAAGCCGTCCGCGACTACTTCGCCCGCCTGCGGGCCGGCGAGCTCGGCGCGCTGCCGTCGCTGTTCGGCCTGCTCGTGCTCGTCATCCTGTTCAGCGCGCTGTCGGACAACTTCTTCACGCTGGCCAACATCGCCAACGTCTTCCCGCAGGGCGCGGGCGTGATCATCATCGCGATGGGCATCGTCTTCGTGCTGCTGCTCGGCGAGATCGACCTCGCCGCCGGTGTCGCGTCCGGCACCGCCGCGTCGGTGATGGCGCTGCACTACGTCCACGCCGGGAACCTGCTGGGCTCCATGGGCTCCGGCGTGTTCATCACGTTCATCGCGGTCCTCGCCGTGGCCATGCTGCTGTCGGCCTACCAGCGGATCTGGGTCGGCGCCGCACTGTCGCTGATCGGCCTGCTGATCGTCGCGATCGGCGTTCCCGCCAACGCCTGGCTGGAAATCCTGCTGGCCATCTGCGTCGGCACCGCGATCGGCTGCATCACCGGCTTCCTCGTGTCGAAGATCGGCATGCCGTCCTTCGTCGTGACGCTGGCGCTGTTCATCGTGTGGCAGGGCGTCCTGCTGCAGTTCATCGGTGAAGGCGGCACGATCGGCATCACCAACTCCGACATCCTGTACAAGATCGCCAACGGCAACCTGAACATCCTGGGCAGCTGGATCTTCTTCCTCGTCGCCGCCGGCGGCTTCGCGGTGATCACGCTGCTCAGCCACTTCAAGCGGCTCCAGCGCGGCCTGGTCGTGCAGCCGACGGCGCTGATGATGATCAAGGTCGGCGCGCTCGTCGTGCTGTCGGCCCTGGGCACCTGGCTGCTGACGATCAACCGCTCGCCGAACAAGGCGGTCGTCACGATCGAAGGCGTCCCGTACGTCATCCCGATCATGCTGGTGCTCCTGGTCGCCGGGACCTACGTGCTCAACCGGACCAGGTACGGCCGGTACGTCTACGCGGTCGGCGGCAACAAGGAAGCCGCCCGCCGCGCCGGTATCGACGTGCCGAAGATCCGGGCGAGCGTGTTCGTCATCGGCTCGGCGATCGCGGCCATCGGCGGCATCGTCGCCGCGTCGAAGGTCGGTTCGGTCAGCCCGCAGTCCGGTGGCCTCAACACGCTGCTGTTCGCGGTGGGCTCGGCCGTCATCGGCGGCACGTCGCTGTTCGGCGGCAAGGGCCGGGTGGCCGACGCCGTCGTCGGTGGCCTGGTGATCGCCGTGGTCATCAACGGCCTCGGCCTGCTCAAGCAGCCGGCTGCGGTGGTCAACATCATCACCGGTCTGGTCCTCCTGCTCGCCGCCACCGTCGACGCGCTGTCCCGGCGCCGCGCGGCTGCGTCGACGCGCTGAACCAGCATGGAATGATCAGGCCCGTGACCAGCACACCCGTTGCACGACCGGACGAGGTGCGCCGGCACAACCGCACGACCCTGCTCCGTCTGCTGCACGTCGGCGGGCCGAGCACCCGGGCGACCCTGGCCGCCGAGCTGGGGCTCAACCGGAGCACGATCAAGACCCTCGTCGACGGGCTCGCCGAAGCCGGTGTCGTCGAGGAGAAGGTGCCGAGGCCGGGACGAGGGGCGGGCCGCCCCTCGCTCCTGGTCCTGCCCCAGCCGCACGCGGCGGTCGTGCTCGCGGTCGACCTGCAGGTCGAGCACGTCGCGATCGCCCTGGTCGGGTTGGGTGGCCAGATCCTGGGCCGCAACAGCTGGAACCTGCGCGGCCGGATGGGGCAGCCCGACGAGGTCATCACGCACGTCATCGAGTCGACGGCCATCCTGGCCGGCGACCTCGACGTGACCCCGGTGGCGGCCGGGGTGTCGGTGCCGGGCGTCGTCCGCCGGGCGGACGGGTACGTGCACGAGGCCCCGAACCTGCGCTGGACCGACGTCGCGCTCGGCGACCGGCTCGGCGGGGTGCTGCAGATCCCGATCATGGTCGGCAACGACGCCGAGTTCGGCGCGGTCGCCGAGCACCTGCGCGGCGCGGCCCGCGGGGCGTCCGACGTGGTGTACATCTCGGCGGACGTCGGGGTCGGCGGCGGTGTCATCGCCGAAGGTTCGGCGCTGCGCGGCGGCTCCGGCTACGTCGGCGAGATCGGGCACATGGTGATCCGCCCGGACGGGCGGGCCTGCTACTGCGGCAGCAGTGGCTGCTGGGAGACCGAGGTCGGCGAGGCGGCCCTGTGCCGGGCGCTCGGGCTGCCGGAGGACACGCCCCGCGGGGCGATCCTGTTCGAGCTGCGCGAGCTGGGCCGGGACCCGGAGGCGGCGCTGTCGCGGCTCGCGGAGTTCGCCGAGTGGCTGACCCTGGGGCTGATCAACGTCGTCAACCTGCTCGGGCCGCAGCTGGTGATCCTCGGCGACCTGCTGACGGTGCTGCCGGAGGCGGTGCTGCGGCACGTCGGCGCGGAGGTGCGCCGGCGCAGCCTGGTGAGCCGCGCGGTCGGGGGCACCCGGATCATCAGCTCGGCGCTGGGGGCCGACGTGAAGCTGCTCGGAGCCGCGGAAGTGGCGTTCGAAGTCGTGCTGGATTCTGTCTGATTTCCTGTCCGGTTTCGTGTCCGGAATCAGGGCTTTTCGCGGCCGGAGCGTGACATTGGCCACGCATTTTGCAAGTTGCAGAAAAAACGAAGGCGGCCGGTGCCTGTGCGCACCGGCCGCCTTCGGGCGTTTCGGGGTCGTTACCGCTGGATGTCGGCGGACAGTTCCTTGAGCTTGGCCTCGTGCTCGCGGGCGTGGTGCCCGCAGAAGAGCAGTTCGCCACCCTTGAGGATGGCTCGTACCTGAGCTGCTGCTCCGCACCGGTCACAGCGGTCGGCGGCGGTCAGTTCGGGGCGGGTGAGCGTCGGCGTTGTCATGGGGGTCTCCCTCCGTCCCGGCACCGGTTGCCCGGTGCCATCGATCCAGCTACGCCCACTTCGGACTGATGTCGGTGGCGGCGATCGCCTCCGGCTCCGCGGTGTTCGTGCTTCCACTCTTCCAGACGTTTCGCGGCCCGCAAGTGTTCCCGCGCCGGTGGGACCTGAGTCACGCCGATTTACCCCGGATGTCGTAGCCGGATCCCGCAATGCAGGAGACGATTACCCGGAGAGTCACGTTTTCCGTGGTCAGGCACCATGGAGTCGTGAGCACGCTGACTTCGCCGAGGAGGCTTTCCGCGGTACCCGCCCCGCTGTTGTTCGTTCTCAGCGGAATTTCGATGTACGCCGGCGCGGCCGTCGCGGTCGGCCTTTTCGGCCACGCGACCCCCGCCGGGGTGGCCTGGCTGCGCTGCCTCGGCGCGGCGGTGGTGCTCCTGGCCTGGCGGCGCCCGCCCCGGGCCGCCTGGCGGGGCCGCCGGCTGGCGCTGGCGATCGTGTTCGGCGTCGTGACGGCGGGCATGAACGTGCTCTTCTACGAGGCGATCGCCCGGCTCCCGCTGGGGACGGTGGTGGCGATGGAGTTCGCCGGCCCGGTCCTGGTGGCGGCGTTCGGCTCCCGCTCGCTGCGGGACGTGCTGGCGGTGGTCCTGGTGGCGTGCGGGGTGGTGGCGATCGCGGACGTCCGGCTGTCGGGGTCGGTTTCGGGCGTTCTGTTCGCCTTGGGCGCGGCGGCGGCCTGGGCGGGCTACATCCTCCTGGGCAAGCGAGTGGCGGCGGACGGCGCGGGCATCGACAGCCTGGCGATCGGCTTCGCGGCGGCGACGGTGGTGCTGTCCCCGCTCGCGTTCGGCACCGGCGAGGTGTGGTCTTCGCCACGGATGCTGCTGCTGGGGATCGGCGTGGGGGTGCTGTCGACGGTGGTGCCGTACGCGCTCGACCAGGTGGTCCTGCGGCGCGTCGGCCAGGCCCGGTTCGCGGTGCTGCTGGCGCTGCTGCCGGTCACGGCGGGGGTGATGGGGTTCGTGCTGCTGGGCCAGGTGCCCTCGCTGCCGGAGGCGTTGGGGACGCTGGCGGTGGTGGGCGGGGTGGCGCTGCGGAGCCGGGACGAGCCGGTTCGGCCCGCGCCGGAGCCGCCGGGGTGATGGCTGGCCGGGGGTGGCGTTGAGAGTCGGCTTGGCTGGTGCTGGGGCTGCCAGGGTGATGGCCGGCCGGGGGCGGCGTTGAGAGCCGGTTCGACTGGCGCTGGGGGCCGCCGGGGTGATGGTCGCCCGGGGCAGTCACGAGTGTCGTGGTTCGGAGCCGGGCCGATCGCCGCCGGTTACCCACAGGCCGATCGTGATGGGGACAACCCGGCTCGCCGGCCGCTTTCCCCGGCCTTTTCGTCGGACACGCCCGATACGCTGGAGCGGGGCTCGCCCCCCGGGATGGGCGGGGGTCTGTTCGGGGCCGGAGGAGGCGGGTGCCATGACCAAGGCGGCGTCAGCCGCGGCGAAGGACTTCGCCGCCGCCGGGGTGGGTGGGGTGCACCTCGCCTGGGCGGACAACAACGGCATCCCGCGCTCGCGCATCGTCCCCATCGCCGGTCTCGCCGACGCCGCCACGCGGGGCGTCGGGGCCACCTCGCTCTTCGCCGTCTTCGACAGCCACGATGCCATCACCTACGGCCACGCCGGCCTCGCCACGCCCTCCGGGGACATCCGGCTCGTGCCCGTCGTCGACCGGCTGCGGCGGCTCGCCGGGCAGCCCGCGCTGGCCTGGGCGCCCGTCCGGCAGCTCACCCGGAACGGCGATCCGTGGCCCTACTGCCAGCGCGCCGTCCTCGAAGCGCAGGTCGCCGAGGCCGCGCGGCGCGGGCTGGAGTTCCGCGCCGGCTACGAGCTCGAGTTCGCCGTCGCGCCCGCGGGCAGCACCGACATCGTCACCGCCCCCGGGCACCCCGGGCCCGCCTACAGCCCGCACGCCCTGGTCGGGCTCGACGGCTTCGTCGCCGCCCTCCTGCACGACTTCGCCGCCAACGGCCTGCGGATCGGCCAGCTGCACGCCGAGTACGGCGTGGCGCAGGTCGAGCTGTCCCTGGTCGCCACCGATCCGATCTCCGCCGCCGACGACCAGCTGCTGGCCCGCCAGACCATCCACGCCGCCGCGCACGCGCACGGTCTCGCCGTCAGCTTCGCGCCGCTGATCGGGCTCGGCGCGGCCGGCAACGGCTGGCACCTGCACACCTCCGTCCGCCGCAAGGGCCGCAACCTCCTCGACGACGGCGACGGCGTCCCCACCGGAGACGGCGCCGGCTACCTCGCCGGCCTGCTGCGCGACCTGCCGGCGCTGACCGCGATCACCGCGCCGAGCGTCCCGTCGACCCTGCGGCTGCGCCCCGGCTACTTCGCGGGCGCGTACGCGTTCTGGGGCGTCGAGAACCGGGAGGCGCCGCTGCGGTACGTCCCGGGCTCGCCGCTGCTGGGGTCCGGCCACGCGAACGTCGAGCTCAAGACGTCGGACGCCTCCGCCAACCCCTACCTCGCCCTGGCCGTGGTGCTGGCCGCCGGGATGGCCGGCATCGAAGACGCGCCCGCGCTGCCCGACCCGATCGCCGAGGACCCGGGCGGCTGGACCGAAGGCGAGCGGGAGACGCGCGGTGTGCGCCGGCTGCCGGCGGACACCGCCGAGCAGGACGCCGCCCTGACGGCCTCGCCCCGGGTCGCCGGCGTGCTCGGCGACGACCTGCTCGGGGCCTTCCGCGCGGTCCGGGCGTCCGACGCGGCGTGGGCGGCCGAGCGCACGGCCGACGAGATCGTCGCCGCGCACCTGTGGCGATATTGAGGCTGGGATGATGACCCCATCGAATCCGGGAAGCCGATGAGGGGACCGATGTCTTCGGGGATCGACGGTGGACAGCTCGACCTGTCCGGGGTGCGGTGGCTGCCGGGCGGGGCCCGGCTGGCCGCGGTGGCCCAGGCGGAGCTGCCCCAGAAGGACGGCCTGGCCGCGGCGTTCTGCGGGCTCGCTGCCCTGCGCGCGGCCGGGCTGGACGTGCTCGACCAGGACGCCGTCGCGGTGGCCGCGGGGACGGTCCGCGGGCCGGTCGTGCGCCCGCCGGGCGAGCCCGGCCGCCCGGAGTTCCGGTTGCCGGTGCCGCTCGTCGACGACCCGGCCGCCGCGGGGACGCGGGTTTCCGGGCTGGCGGCGGCCGTCCGGTCGCTGTCGGGCGGCGCTCTCGCGGCGGTGCCGGTGACGGGGGAGTGGACCACCGAGACGCTCTTCGACCTGCTGCTCGGCCTGTGGGACGTGCCCCGCGTCGCGGTGATCGCCCGGATCGACGGCGCCGAGCTCGGCGCCCACGACACCCCGGAACGCGCGCTGCTCGACTACCTCGACACCGGCGTCCCTCCACTGTGGACGTCCCGCTGGCGCCCGCCGGGTGGCCACGTCGTGCTCCTGGCGGGCGTCCGCATCGGCGCGGAAGGCACCCTGGTGTCCGTTGTGGACACCTATCCGTCGTTCGGGGACAACGGAATCCACGACCAGCCCGTCGAATGGGTCGCGGCGGCACTGGCCGGGCTGGGGGTGCTGGTGGTCGTCGACGCGGACCAGGTCGCCGTGACGCGCGAGGCGGCCCGCGTCGCCGGCCTCACTCCGTCGTTCTGGGACTGACCGCCTCGGCGTTCTCCGGCGCGAAGCGCGAGTGGCGGCGGCCGTAGGCGAAGTAGATGACCAGGCCGATCACCAGCCACACGGCGAACCGGATCCAGGTGAGTACGTTGAGGTTGAGCATCAGGTACAGGCACGCCAGCGCCGCCAGGACCGGGATCACCGGCGAGAACGGCACGGAGAACGGCCGCTCCAGGTCGGGACGGCGGCGGCGCAGCACCGGGACCGCGACGGCCACGATGATCATCGCCGACAGCGCGCCGATGCTCACCATGTCGGCCAGTTCGGAGATCGGGATGAACGCGGCCAGCACGGCGATCAGCGCGGCGCCGCCGATGGTCATCCGGTGCGGGGTGCCCCAGCGCGGGTGCGCGGCGCCGAGCGACTTCGGCAGCAGGCCGTCGCGGCCCATGGCGAAGCCGATCCGCCCGATCGTGACCAGTTCGACCATCATCACCGACGTCAGCCCGGTCACCGCGCCGAGCGAGATGAGCGCCCCGACCCAGTGCTGGCCGACCCGGTCGAACGCGTCGGCCAGCGGCGCACCGGTGTCGATGTCGGTGAACGGGATCATGCCGGTCAGCACGATCGACACACCGATGTAGAGCAGCGCGCACACGGCGAGCGCGCCGAGGATGCCGACCCGGAGGTCCTTGCGCGGGTTCAGCGTCTCCTCGCCGAGGTTCGCGAGCGCTTCGAAGCCGGTGTAGGCGAAGAAGACCACGGCGGCGGCGGTGATCATCCCGGCGATGCCGTAGACCGACTGTTCCAGGCCGAGCGCGGCCTGCACGATCGGCTGCTCCAGCACTGTCGTGCCGCTCGCGGGAGCCTGGGCCGGCGGGATGAACGGCGTCAGGTTCGCGCCCTTGACGAAGAACAGGCCGACCGCCAGCACCAGCACGCAGACGGCGACCTTCACGCAGACGAGCAGGTTGGTCAGCCAGGCCGACTCCTTGATCCCCAGCACGGCGACGACGGTCAGCACCGCGATGATCAGCACCGCCCCGACGTTCACCTTCGCGTCCTCGCCGAACCACTCCGGCGACAGCCCGAGCAGGTTGGCCAGGTAGCCGGACCAGCCACGCGACACCACGGCGGCGCCGAGCGCGAACTCCAGCAGCAGGTCCCAGCCGATGATCCAGGCGAACACCTCGCCGAGGGTGGCGAAGGCGTACGTGTAAGCGCTTCCGGCCGTCGGGACGCTGGAGGCGAGCTCGGCGTAGCAGAGCGCCGCGAGCCCCGCGACGACCGCGCCGAGCACGAACGACAGCGTCACCGAGGGCCCGGCGTGCGTCTTCGCCTCGACGCCCGCGAGGGTGAAGATGCCGGTGCCGATGATGATCCCGACACCGAACCCGACCAGGTCGCGCCCGCGCAGCCGCCGCTTGAGCTCCCCGGAGTCCTGGCGCTTCAGGACGTCGTCCACGTTCAAGGTTCTCCGCACACCCATGAGGAGAAGTTAGAAGGTCACGAAGATTTCCGCAGAACGGCGGACGCGGGGTTTTCGCGGGTCAGGCCGTTGTCCCGGCCGAGCCCGCGTCGACCGGGCGCGGCTGCCGTCGCGAGCCCGCCCGGCCGCCCGGGGTGACGTCACCCCCTGCAGATGGCGGGATCGGCCGGGCACCGGAATGCTTGTCCCGTGCCCGACGAGATCCCCGCCCGCAGCGCCCTACACCAGCTCGCCGACCGCTACGGCGTCGCCACCCGGTACGAGAACGCCGACCAGGTCTGGGTCGAGGTCGAAGACGAGGTCGTCGTCGCCGTCCTGGGGCAGTTCGGTGTCGATGCCACCAATGACGACGCCGTCGCCCGGGCACTGAGCGTGCGCGAAACCCCCGGCCGGCTGCCGCCGACCATCGTGCTGGCACAAGGCGCCACCCGGCCGATCGGCACCCCTGCCGAGATCCTCCTCGAGGACGGGAGCCGGCGGCGGGCCGACGGTGAGCTGCCCGGCGACCTGCCGCTCGGCTGGCACCGGGTCGTCACCGCCGAGCAGGACGTCGTGCTCGCCGTCGTGCCCGCGAAGCTGCCGGACGTCCCGCCCGCCTGGGGCTGGATGCTGCAGCTCTACGCCCTGCACTCGGCCGGCTCCTGGGGCATCGGCGACTACGCCGACCTCGCGACCTTCGCCGCCCGCTCGGCCTCGGAACTCGACGCCGGCGTGCTGCTGGTCAACCCCGTGCAGGCCTTCAGCCCGGCCCACCCGGTCGAGCGGTCGCCCTACTCGCCCGCGAGCCGGCGCTTCGCCAACCCGATCTACCTGCGCGTCACCGCCACCGAGACCTACGCGCAGGCCGACGCGGCCACCCAGGAGGCCGTCCGCTCGCTGGCCCCGGACCGGGACGGCGAGCTCATCGACTACGACGCCGTCTGGACGGCGAAGCGAGCGGCGCTCGAGCTGCTGTGGCCGCACCGGGTCGAGGTGCTGCCCGAGGATCCGGACCTGCTGGACTTCGCCCTCTTCTGCGCCCTCGCCGAACAGCACGGCGCCGACTGGCGGGAGTGGCCGGCGCCGCTCCGGGACCCGGCCGGGCCCGAGGTCGAAAAAGCCCGGGAAGAGCTCAAGGAGCGCGTCGGCTTCCACTCCTGGCTGCAGCACCTCTGCCGGACCCAGCTGGAAAAGGCCCGCAAGGACGCGCGCGACGCCGGGATGACCGTCGGGATCGTGCACGACCTGCCGGTCGGCGTGCACCCCGGTGGTGCCGACACGTGGGCGGTGCGGGACGTCTTCGCCGCCGACGTCCGGGTCGGCGCGCCGCCGGACGCCTTCAACCAGCAGGGCCAGGACTGGAACCTGCCGCCGTGGCGGCCGGACAAGCTCGCCGAGGCCGGGTACGCGCCGTTCCGGGACGTCATCCGCGGCGTCCTGCGCTACGCCGACGGCATCCGCGTCGACCACATCGCCGGGCTCTGGCGGCTGTGGTGGATCCCGCCGGGCGAGCCCGCGCACCGCGGCACGTACGTCCACTACGACGCCGAGGCCATGGTCGGCGTGCTCGCGCTCGAGGCGCACCGCGCCGGCGCGGTCGTCGTGGGGGAGGACCTCGGCACCGTCGAGGACACCGTCACCGAGACCATGCACGAGCGCGGCATGCTCAGCTCGGCCGTCCTGTGGTTCGAACGCGACTGGGACGCACCGGGCAAGCCGTTCACCCGTCCGGCGGCATGGGACCCGGAAGCCATGGCCAGCATCTCCACCCACGACCTGCCGACCGTCTCCGGCTGGCTGCAGGGCGAGCACGTCCGGGTCCGAGCCGAGCTGGGGCTGCTGGACCGGGGAGTCGAAGCCGAGGAAGAGGCGGCCGCCGCCGAGCGCGCTGCTTTGCGGGAACTCCTTGCGCGCGAAGGGATCCCGGCCGACGACATGATCGTCGCGCTGCACACCCTGCTCGCCGGAGCGGCGTCGCGGCTGGTGCTGACGTCGCCGGCCGACGTGGCGGGTCAGGTACGGCAGCCGAATCTGCCCGGCACGGTCGACCAGTACCCTAACTGGCGGATTCCCCTTCCCGTCAGCGTCGACGGCTTCTTCACCGCGAAGGGGGTGCGCGCCGCGGTGGCGCCGCTGGCAGCAGCGCGTCCGTTGCCCGGGTAACGGGTAAC
This genomic window from Amycolatopsis mongoliensis contains:
- a CDS encoding ROK family transcriptional regulator — translated: MIRPVTSTPVARPDEVRRHNRTTLLRLLHVGGPSTRATLAAELGLNRSTIKTLVDGLAEAGVVEEKVPRPGRGAGRPSLLVLPQPHAAVVLAVDLQVEHVAIALVGLGGQILGRNSWNLRGRMGQPDEVITHVIESTAILAGDLDVTPVAAGVSVPGVVRRADGYVHEAPNLRWTDVALGDRLGGVLQIPIMVGNDAEFGAVAEHLRGAARGASDVVYISADVGVGGGVIAEGSALRGGSGYVGEIGHMVIRPDGRACYCGSSGCWETEVGEAALCRALGLPEDTPRGAILFELRELGRDPEAALSRLAEFAEWLTLGLINVVNLLGPQLVILGDLLTVLPEAVLRHVGAEVRRRSLVSRAVGGTRIISSALGADVKLLGAAEVAFEVVLDSV
- a CDS encoding amino acid permease, whose translation is MDDVLKRQDSGELKRRLRGRDLVGFGVGIIIGTGIFTLAGVEAKTHAGPSVTLSFVLGAVVAGLAALCYAELASSVPTAGSAYTYAFATLGEVFAWIIGWDLLLEFALGAAVVSRGWSGYLANLLGLSPEWFGEDAKVNVGAVLIIAVLTVVAVLGIKESAWLTNLLVCVKVAVCVLVLAVGLFFVKGANLTPFIPPAQAPASGTTVLEQPIVQAALGLEQSVYGIAGMITAAAVVFFAYTGFEALANLGEETLNPRKDLRVGILGALAVCALLYIGVSIVLTGMIPFTDIDTGAPLADAFDRVGQHWVGALISLGAVTGLTSVMMVELVTIGRIGFAMGRDGLLPKSLGAAHPRWGTPHRMTIGGAALIAVLAAFIPISELADMVSIGALSAMIIVAVAVPVLRRRRPDLERPFSVPFSPVIPVLAALACLYLMLNLNVLTWIRFAVWLVIGLVIYFAYGRRHSRFAPENAEAVSPRTTE
- a CDS encoding ATP-binding cassette domain-containing protein; protein product: MSEPILEIKGLNKSFGPVHVLHDVDFDVRAGEVTALVGDNGAGKSTLVKCIAGIHPYDSGAVRFNGKDTHIRGPRDAADLGIEVVYQDLALADNLDIVQNMFLGRERGSSWKLDEASMEKAARETLASLSVRTVKSVRTPVSSLSGGQRQTVAIAKSVLWNSKVVVLDEPTAALGVAQTRQVLDLVRRLAEQGLGVVLISHNMADVFEVADRIAVLYLGRLVAEVHTKDVTHGQVVELITAGRSGDLGLARPEAVVL
- a CDS encoding DUF7455 domain-containing protein, yielding MTTPTLTRPELTAADRCDRCGAAAQVRAILKGGELLFCGHHAREHEAKLKELSADIQR
- a CDS encoding sugar ABC transporter permease; this translates as MTETPAKNEVGTPADALAQTQNPTAAITDFGIDTTSMSTGEAVRDYFARLRAGELGALPSLFGLLVLVILFSALSDNFFTLANIANVFPQGAGVIIIAMGIVFVLLLGEIDLAAGVASGTAASVMALHYVHAGNLLGSMGSGVFITFIAVLAVAMLLSAYQRIWVGAALSLIGLLIVAIGVPANAWLEILLAICVGTAIGCITGFLVSKIGMPSFVVTLALFIVWQGVLLQFIGEGGTIGITNSDILYKIANGNLNILGSWIFFLVAAGGFAVITLLSHFKRLQRGLVVQPTALMMIKVGALVVLSALGTWLLTINRSPNKAVVTIEGVPYVIPIMLVLLVAGTYVLNRTRYGRYVYAVGGNKEAARRAGIDVPKIRASVFVIGSAIAAIGGIVAASKVGSVSPQSGGLNTLLFAVGSAVIGGTSLFGGKGRVADAVVGGLVIAVVINGLGLLKQPAAVVNIITGLVLLLAATVDALSRRRAAASTR
- a CDS encoding EamA family transporter — its product is MYAGAAVAVGLFGHATPAGVAWLRCLGAAVVLLAWRRPPRAAWRGRRLALAIVFGVVTAGMNVLFYEAIARLPLGTVVAMEFAGPVLVAAFGSRSLRDVLAVVLVACGVVAIADVRLSGSVSGVLFALGAAAAWAGYILLGKRVAADGAGIDSLAIGFAAATVVLSPLAFGTGEVWSSPRMLLLGIGVGVLSTVVPYALDQVVLRRVGQARFAVLLALLPVTAGVMGFVLLGQVPSLPEALGTLAVVGGVALRSRDEPVRPAPEPPG
- a CDS encoding type I glutamate--ammonia ligase, whose translation is MTKAASAAAKDFAAAGVGGVHLAWADNNGIPRSRIVPIAGLADAATRGVGATSLFAVFDSHDAITYGHAGLATPSGDIRLVPVVDRLRRLAGQPALAWAPVRQLTRNGDPWPYCQRAVLEAQVAEAARRGLEFRAGYELEFAVAPAGSTDIVTAPGHPGPAYSPHALVGLDGFVAALLHDFAANGLRIGQLHAEYGVAQVELSLVATDPISAADDQLLARQTIHAAAHAHGLAVSFAPLIGLGAAGNGWHLHTSVRRKGRNLLDDGDGVPTGDGAGYLAGLLRDLPALTAITAPSVPSTLRLRPGYFAGAYAFWGVENREAPLRYVPGSPLLGSGHANVELKTSDASANPYLALAVVLAAGMAGIEDAPALPDPIAEDPGGWTEGERETRGVRRLPADTAEQDAALTASPRVAGVLGDDLLGAFRAVRASDAAWAAERTADEIVAAHLWRY
- the malQ gene encoding 4-alpha-glucanotransferase; amino-acid sequence: MPDEIPARSALHQLADRYGVATRYENADQVWVEVEDEVVVAVLGQFGVDATNDDAVARALSVRETPGRLPPTIVLAQGATRPIGTPAEILLEDGSRRRADGELPGDLPLGWHRVVTAEQDVVLAVVPAKLPDVPPAWGWMLQLYALHSAGSWGIGDYADLATFAARSASELDAGVLLVNPVQAFSPAHPVERSPYSPASRRFANPIYLRVTATETYAQADAATQEAVRSLAPDRDGELIDYDAVWTAKRAALELLWPHRVEVLPEDPDLLDFALFCALAEQHGADWREWPAPLRDPAGPEVEKAREELKERVGFHSWLQHLCRTQLEKARKDARDAGMTVGIVHDLPVGVHPGGADTWAVRDVFAADVRVGAPPDAFNQQGQDWNLPPWRPDKLAEAGYAPFRDVIRGVLRYADGIRVDHIAGLWRLWWIPPGEPAHRGTYVHYDAEAMVGVLALEAHRAGAVVVGEDLGTVEDTVTETMHERGMLSSAVLWFERDWDAPGKPFTRPAAWDPEAMASISTHDLPTVSGWLQGEHVRVRAELGLLDRGVEAEEEAAAAERAALRELLAREGIPADDMIVALHTLLAGAASRLVLTSPADVAGQVRQPNLPGTVDQYPNWRIPLPVSVDGFFTAKGVRAAVAPLAAARPLPG
- a CDS encoding DUF6885 family protein, encoding MSSGIDGGQLDLSGVRWLPGGARLAAVAQAELPQKDGLAAAFCGLAALRAAGLDVLDQDAVAVAAGTVRGPVVRPPGEPGRPEFRLPVPLVDDPAAAGTRVSGLAAAVRSLSGGALAAVPVTGEWTTETLFDLLLGLWDVPRVAVIARIDGAELGAHDTPERALLDYLDTGVPPLWTSRWRPPGGHVVLLAGVRIGAEGTLVSVVDTYPSFGDNGIHDQPVEWVAAALAGLGVLVVVDADQVAVTREAARVAGLTPSFWD